A section of the Agarivorans litoreus genome encodes:
- a CDS encoding DUF2802 domain-containing protein, with amino-acid sequence MDWINLIALVVTVVCLVGAIWFSNKAQQQAQANEQKMDSLELVTKNLLQSHRVVEKQLQEIHQANASLVGELERQSEQVEQAFLKTSQIQSQDPDSKLYTRAVKLVELGADLDEVMRECELPKAEAELLLSLRNKMKGQVS; translated from the coding sequence ATGGATTGGATTAATCTGATTGCTCTAGTGGTAACTGTTGTTTGCCTTGTTGGTGCTATTTGGTTTAGCAACAAGGCTCAGCAACAAGCTCAAGCCAACGAACAAAAGATGGATAGCTTAGAGCTTGTGACTAAAAACCTTCTTCAGTCACACCGTGTGGTTGAAAAGCAATTACAAGAAATTCATCAAGCCAATGCCTCTTTGGTCGGTGAGCTAGAGCGTCAAAGTGAGCAAGTTGAGCAAGCTTTTCTTAAAACGTCGCAAATCCAATCCCAGGATCCTGATAGTAAATTGTATACCCGAGCGGTAAAACTGGTTGAGTTAGGTGCTGATTTGGACGAGGTAATGCGTGAGTGCGAGCTACCAAAGGCAGAAGCTGAGTTATTACTAAGTTTACGTAATAAGATGAAAGGGCAAGTGAGTTAA
- the ccmA gene encoding cytochrome c biogenesis heme-transporting ATPase CcmA: MLNVNRLCCVREERVLFDDLSFTLSPGEILQVAGPNGAGKTSLLRLVSGLSRPESGDILWQGEAISQVVEQYYQQCLYLGHQAGVKAELSALENLRFYLGLAGENIVQEQLYALLTRVGLAGLEEEPVAHLSAGQQRRVGLSRLWLVYRKLWILDEPFTAIDKQGVAYLEKVILSHAQKGGMVLLTTHQELNIPTSDYRVLEIKPAFEEAV; encoded by the coding sequence ATGTTAAACGTTAATAGACTGTGTTGCGTGCGCGAAGAGCGAGTACTTTTCGACGACTTGTCTTTTACTTTATCTCCCGGGGAAATTTTGCAAGTTGCTGGGCCAAATGGGGCCGGTAAAACCAGCTTGTTGAGGTTAGTCTCAGGCTTGTCTCGCCCTGAAAGCGGAGACATATTGTGGCAAGGTGAGGCGATTTCTCAGGTGGTAGAGCAATATTACCAACAGTGCCTTTATCTGGGGCATCAAGCAGGCGTAAAAGCAGAACTAAGTGCATTAGAAAACCTGCGCTTTTATTTGGGGCTGGCAGGTGAAAACATAGTGCAAGAGCAACTTTATGCGTTGTTAACCCGGGTGGGATTAGCAGGTTTAGAAGAGGAACCCGTTGCTCACCTTTCTGCAGGACAACAGCGCCGAGTTGGCCTCTCTAGGTTATGGTTGGTTTACCGCAAACTGTGGATCCTTGATGAACCTTTCACTGCAATTGATAAACAAGGCGTAGCGTACTTGGAAAAAGTCATATTGTCTCACGCTCAGAAGGGAGGGATGGTATTGCTGACGACTCACCAAGAGTTAAATATCCCGACCTCTGATTACCGAGTG
- a CDS encoding chemotaxis protein CheW, protein MNSDKLMEEALGDYFDSLLTESKPPADKLPEVKPSTQNKVAQQLEPQTKPLAELFAEAEQRVAAVAEAQPVLLPIKELPEQAPEIEVEAHVEVIEQQAEEQEAVVQTEAALAPQEEPTAAEWQNIDTDYDFQVLFFEVAGVTFGVPLTQLGGIHRISEVSPLFGKPPWFSGIMIEREEKLSVVDTAKWVMPNQPFEPEYKYLVMLGESAWGLSCEKLFGTERLNRDDVKWRSTPGQRPWLAGMVKQKMCALLHVEELQQMLADGVDIEGH, encoded by the coding sequence GACAAGTTAATGGAAGAAGCACTTGGCGATTACTTTGATTCACTACTTACAGAGTCTAAGCCCCCAGCGGATAAGCTACCCGAGGTAAAACCATCGACTCAAAACAAAGTGGCGCAACAATTAGAGCCGCAAACCAAACCACTAGCAGAATTGTTTGCTGAAGCTGAGCAACGTGTTGCAGCGGTTGCTGAAGCGCAACCAGTATTGTTACCGATTAAAGAGTTACCAGAACAAGCACCTGAAATTGAAGTAGAAGCCCACGTTGAGGTGATAGAGCAGCAGGCGGAAGAGCAAGAAGCTGTTGTTCAAACTGAGGCGGCGTTAGCGCCACAAGAAGAGCCAACTGCCGCAGAATGGCAAAACATTGATACTGATTACGACTTTCAGGTGCTATTTTTTGAAGTGGCAGGGGTAACTTTTGGTGTTCCTCTAACTCAGCTTGGAGGCATCCATAGGATTTCCGAAGTGAGTCCCTTGTTTGGTAAGCCCCCATGGTTTTCTGGCATCATGATAGAGCGCGAAGAAAAGCTCAGCGTAGTTGATACCGCAAAATGGGTAATGCCAAATCAGCCCTTTGAACCAGAGTACAAATATTTAGTTATGTTGGGTGAAAGTGCTTGGGGCTTAAGCTGCGAAAAACTATTTGGCACAGAACGACTAAACCGCGACGACGTTAAATGGCGGTCAACGCCTGGTCAAAGGCCTTGGTTAGCCGGAATGGTAAAGCAAAAAATGTGTGCCTTGTTGCATGTTGAAGAACTACAGCAAATGCTCGCAGATGGCGTAGATATCGAAGGACATTAA
- a CDS encoding chemotaxis protein CheW has product MSEQRNIAENIAEDEVLQWVTFQLESETYGINVMQVQEVLRYTEIAPVPGAPNYVLGIINLRGNVVTVIDTRSRFGLPSSDITENSRIVIIEAESQVIGILVDSVAEVVYLRSSEIDTAPNVGTEESAKFIQGVSNRDGQLLILVDLNKLLSDEEWDEVSSL; this is encoded by the coding sequence ATGAGCGAGCAGCGTAACATCGCAGAAAATATTGCCGAAGATGAAGTATTACAATGGGTGACTTTTCAGCTAGAAAGTGAAACCTATGGCATCAACGTAATGCAGGTGCAAGAAGTATTGCGTTATACCGAAATTGCCCCAGTGCCGGGTGCACCAAATTATGTATTAGGCATTATTAACTTGCGTGGTAATGTGGTTACAGTTATTGATACCCGTTCACGTTTTGGTTTACCTTCTTCTGATATCACTGAGAATTCACGAATTGTTATTATTGAAGCAGAATCTCAAGTGATTGGCATCCTCGTAGATAGTGTGGCCGAAGTGGTTTACTTGCGTTCATCGGAAATAGACACCGCACCAAATGTTGGTACCGAGGAAAGTGCTAAGTTTATCCAAGGGGTGAGCAACCGAGATGGACAGTTACTCATTTTGGTAGACCTTAACAAACTACTTTCTGATGAAGAGTGGGACGAAGTAAGTTCACTATAA